In the genome of Myxococcales bacterium, one region contains:
- a CDS encoding alkaline phosphatase D family protein: MASRIARRDFLTGLVVTVAVTPLGCSSDDGGGADPVKYSSDPADQAAVYPQGIASGDPKPDSVILWTRALPKSGAGSVQVIYEIASDEAFTDIIAKGSVSADEAMDWTVRIKPTGLSAFTSYYYRFKAEKVISITGRTKTAPAADADVPVRFAFASCQDFVGRYYHSWTAFLDQEDPVDFIVWLGDYIYETNGDPDFQTSTPDRQVEIPDGLEIVTGVKAATTLADYRALYKQYRSDANLQRAHAAFPFITIWDDHEFANDAWQDHATDFNEKKGEEKSTERRENSNQAWFEYQPADVTFDANKAFPDDLVIYRTLRYGKHVELFLTDQRSYRDDHCIPEGAGTTDKPAGAPAGVPTYSEAGKLDKNAALGSRNFCKKSGFDAIEAFVKPTMLGAKQKQWLIDGMKGSNATWKIWGNETQLLQMAVDLTLPGVPILFQGVWYLTVDQWDGFRTERAEVLQALSGVENLVVITGDIHAFYAGELHVDFDAPAAKPIGVEYVCAGISSSPFQEIVANQVLSLDPDGNFGLKPLATDVSKFNSLLQSTSPHYKHADSFAHGIAIVDVATDKDIQVTFLRVADVKTKTFDGTVTRTRFKTAAGSNTVEKL, encoded by the coding sequence ATGGCTTCACGCATCGCACGCCGGGATTTCCTCACTGGGCTCGTCGTCACGGTTGCCGTCACACCGCTCGGCTGCTCGTCGGACGACGGCGGCGGCGCCGATCCCGTCAAGTACAGCTCCGATCCCGCCGATCAGGCTGCGGTGTATCCGCAAGGGATCGCGTCCGGCGATCCCAAACCCGACAGTGTCATTCTCTGGACGCGTGCGCTCCCCAAGTCCGGCGCCGGCAGTGTGCAGGTCATCTACGAGATCGCCAGCGACGAGGCGTTCACCGACATCATCGCCAAGGGCAGCGTCAGCGCGGACGAAGCCATGGACTGGACGGTGCGCATCAAACCCACGGGGCTCTCCGCGTTCACCAGCTACTACTACCGCTTCAAGGCCGAGAAGGTGATCTCGATCACCGGCCGCACCAAGACGGCGCCGGCAGCGGACGCGGACGTCCCGGTGCGCTTTGCCTTTGCCTCGTGCCAGGACTTCGTCGGCCGCTACTACCACTCGTGGACGGCGTTTCTGGACCAGGAGGACCCCGTCGATTTCATCGTCTGGCTCGGCGACTACATCTACGAGACCAATGGCGATCCGGATTTTCAGACCAGCACACCGGACCGTCAGGTCGAGATCCCGGATGGGCTCGAGATCGTGACCGGGGTGAAGGCCGCCACGACCCTCGCAGACTACCGCGCGCTCTACAAACAGTACCGCAGCGACGCCAACCTGCAGCGGGCCCACGCTGCGTTCCCGTTCATCACCATCTGGGACGATCACGAGTTCGCCAACGACGCCTGGCAAGACCACGCGACGGACTTCAACGAGAAGAAGGGCGAGGAGAAGAGCACGGAACGGCGCGAAAACTCCAACCAAGCCTGGTTCGAATATCAGCCCGCCGACGTGACCTTCGATGCGAACAAGGCCTTCCCCGACGACCTCGTGATTTACCGCACGCTCCGCTACGGCAAGCACGTCGAGCTGTTCTTGACCGACCAGCGCAGCTACCGCGACGACCACTGCATTCCGGAGGGCGCCGGCACCACCGACAAACCGGCAGGAGCTCCCGCCGGTGTGCCGACCTATTCCGAGGCGGGAAAGCTCGACAAGAACGCCGCCCTCGGCTCGCGCAACTTCTGCAAGAAGTCAGGCTTCGATGCCATCGAAGCCTTCGTGAAACCCACCATGCTCGGCGCGAAGCAGAAGCAGTGGCTGATCGACGGCATGAAGGGCTCGAACGCAACCTGGAAGATCTGGGGCAACGAGACTCAGCTCTTGCAGATGGCGGTCGACCTGACGCTGCCCGGCGTGCCGATCTTGTTCCAGGGGGTTTGGTACCTGACCGTCGATCAGTGGGACGGTTTTCGGACCGAGCGCGCCGAGGTGCTGCAAGCTCTATCCGGTGTCGAAAACCTCGTGGTGATCACCGGCGACATCCACGCTTTCTATGCGGGCGAGCTGCACGTCGACTTCGATGCCCCCGCTGCCAAGCCGATTGGGGTCGAGTACGTGTGCGCCGGGATCAGCTCGTCGCCGTTCCAGGAGATCGTTGCCAATCAGGTGCTCTCGTTGGACCCGGATGGAAACTTCGGGTTGAAACCCCTGGCCACCGACGTGTCGAAGTTCAACAGCCTGCTCCAGAGCACGAGCCCCCACTACAAACACGCCGATAGTTTCGCGCACGGCATCGCGATCGTGGACGTCGCGACGGACAAGGACATTCAAGTCACGTTCCTGCGCGTCGCCGACGTCAAGACGAAGACCTTCGACGGCACGGTGACCCGCACGCGTTTCAAGACGGCGGCGGGCTCGAACACGGTCGAGAAGCTCTGA
- a CDS encoding CehA/McbA family metallohydrolase produces MRASLLSSGFVAALLCLSATARAADTVVDLSGTVPDDSLRHFFLDFDVPAGTKELEVEHDDLSAENILDWGLVDETGAFRGWGGGNEENAVVGELAASRSYVPGAIKPGKWRVVVGKAKIKVTPATFSVKVTLRDVPTLAAQTARAPYAAPAPLVTDTRWYAGDFHVHSIESGDAQPPLDVIATFAKSRGLDFVLVSDHNTNSQLDFYAEAQKKHSDFLFMPGVEFTTYWGHANAIGSTSVVDDKTELPGNSIGAAAKAFRDQGALFSINHPTLDLGEACIGCAWTHDLPVEAIDAVEIGTGKFGLLTGTAVGFWDALCAKGRHLAPIGGSDDHKAGVAESPTQSPIGSPTTMVYAKALSVQAIIDAIKNGRTVVKLKGPDDPMVELVSSAAPTGDTVSADKAELSATITGGVGYTVRFVKNGAAEPEVDVDSDPFVMKLPVVAPVTGQDRYRVEVLQGSERRTVTSHLWLETAAAGDAGLGGAGGTAGGGGSAADGSDDGGCGCGVARGPLFGWLGLFALGFGTLASRRRRR; encoded by the coding sequence ATGCGCGCCTCGCTTCTGAGCTCGGGTTTTGTCGCGGCTCTGCTCTGTCTGTCCGCGACCGCGCGGGCCGCCGACACCGTCGTCGACCTCTCCGGGACCGTTCCTGACGACAGCCTGCGGCACTTCTTCCTCGACTTCGACGTGCCAGCGGGCACCAAGGAGCTCGAAGTCGAGCACGACGATCTGTCCGCGGAGAACATCCTGGACTGGGGGCTGGTCGACGAGACCGGCGCGTTTCGCGGTTGGGGAGGCGGCAACGAAGAGAACGCCGTGGTCGGAGAGCTCGCGGCTTCGCGCTCGTACGTGCCCGGCGCGATCAAACCCGGCAAATGGCGGGTGGTGGTCGGCAAGGCGAAGATCAAAGTCACGCCGGCGACCTTCAGCGTGAAGGTCACGCTGCGTGACGTCCCGACGCTCGCCGCGCAGACCGCGCGCGCTCCTTACGCGGCGCCAGCCCCCCTCGTCACCGACACCCGCTGGTACGCCGGCGATTTCCACGTGCACTCCATCGAGAGTGGCGATGCTCAGCCGCCCCTGGACGTCATTGCGACCTTCGCCAAGAGTCGTGGGCTCGACTTCGTTTTGGTGAGCGACCACAACACCAACTCACAGCTCGACTTCTACGCGGAGGCTCAGAAGAAACATTCGGACTTCTTGTTCATGCCCGGCGTCGAGTTCACGACCTACTGGGGGCACGCCAACGCCATCGGGTCGACCAGCGTCGTCGACGACAAGACGGAGCTCCCTGGCAATTCCATCGGGGCTGCCGCCAAGGCCTTCCGCGATCAAGGCGCGCTATTTTCCATCAATCACCCGACCCTCGATCTGGGCGAGGCGTGCATCGGCTGTGCTTGGACCCACGACCTGCCGGTCGAGGCCATCGACGCAGTCGAGATCGGCACCGGGAAATTTGGGCTGCTGACCGGGACCGCGGTTGGATTTTGGGATGCGCTATGTGCCAAGGGGCGTCACTTGGCGCCGATCGGTGGCAGCGACGATCACAAGGCCGGTGTGGCGGAGTCGCCGACCCAGAGCCCCATCGGGAGCCCGACGACGATGGTCTACGCGAAGGCCCTCAGCGTTCAGGCGATCATCGATGCCATCAAGAATGGCCGGACCGTGGTCAAGCTCAAGGGACCGGACGATCCAATGGTCGAGCTGGTGTCGAGCGCTGCACCCACCGGGGACACTGTGTCTGCCGACAAGGCCGAGCTGTCAGCCACGATCACAGGAGGCGTGGGGTACACCGTCCGCTTCGTGAAGAACGGAGCGGCGGAGCCGGAGGTGGACGTGGACTCGGATCCGTTCGTGATGAAGTTGCCCGTGGTGGCGCCGGTGACGGGGCAAGACCGCTACCGGGTGGAGGTGCTGCAGGGCAGTGAACGCCGTACCGTGACGAGTCACCTCTGGCTGGAGACCGCAGCGGCTGGCGATGCGGGCTTGGGCGGCGCTGGCGGAACGGCAGGCGGCGGTGGCAGTGCGGCGGACGGCTCCGACGACGGAGGGTGTGGGTGCGGTGTCGCGCGCGGTCCGCTGTTCGGTTGGCTCGGCTTGTTTGCGTTGGGCTTCGGAACGCTCGCGTCGAGGCGTCGCAGGCGATAG
- a CDS encoding sulfatase-like hydrolase/transferase, protein MHGLRTRRLLAAFVLLLPGLCATAADWFRRGRLLSSFAGGERFAYLATVLGSFALWALLLYVAAGRRGPMRHAGAVVFVVLFAFSFAVQQAFFGLYSVYINIDPLVFGDDFPRAILGVLPVDLVLPRLAFGIGLALALVWAARRTLRPRRRLRQLAPLLAAAAVVAAFAAPVSPPVPRQAAAPEVMYFHALAVLGNDRLIRLRPGVRPQIVRLQRRRPEPVPAFEARPPSKRNVLLLLQEAQRADVTCIGYESDCRLATRATNRLTPTRLPFFQVRAATSSTAVAVAVLWSGIDPTETYERMYSAPLIWEYARAAGYDTAYWTSQNLMFGNARLMVQDVPLTARAVGTNIDPQADILTGADDDKLVERALADLPKLAEPFFAVVHFSNIHRPRVVDQARAPFQPTNLSDTGPGGIHRRNHYKNSVYLSDLAAAHFIEQLRATDVGKRTVLFYTSDHGEAYGEHKNENDHSSTVYEEEIRIPQWIDAPDGVLSADEIAGYQRNGDALISQYDQAATLLDLLGIWDAPGFAEFRPRMLGTPAARPIKWRPLPLTNVSWVWEYHRPNWGMMYGPVKLVAQLEDPAYKCFNVLMDPGEKVDLGADKCVDLVADADRTFGMLPKDMRRLRDRPDWGRAGGRAPPTP, encoded by the coding sequence GTGCACGGCCTGCGAACCCGCCGATTGCTCGCCGCGTTCGTGCTGCTGCTCCCGGGACTCTGCGCGACGGCTGCCGATTGGTTTCGCCGCGGACGACTTCTGAGCTCGTTCGCAGGCGGCGAGAGGTTTGCGTACCTCGCCACGGTCCTGGGTTCGTTCGCCCTTTGGGCGCTCCTGCTCTACGTGGCGGCGGGCAGGCGCGGGCCGATGCGTCACGCCGGCGCGGTGGTGTTCGTGGTGCTGTTCGCCTTCTCGTTCGCAGTCCAGCAGGCGTTCTTCGGTTTGTACTCCGTGTACATCAACATCGACCCGCTGGTCTTCGGTGACGACTTCCCGAGGGCGATCTTGGGGGTGCTCCCTGTCGATCTCGTCTTGCCGCGGCTCGCCTTCGGCATCGGGCTCGCGCTTGCGCTCGTGTGGGCTGCGCGCAGAACGCTCCGCCCGCGCCGGCGCCTGAGGCAGCTTGCTCCGCTGCTTGCCGCCGCCGCGGTGGTAGCGGCGTTCGCCGCGCCGGTCAGCCCACCGGTCCCACGCCAGGCTGCCGCGCCCGAGGTCATGTACTTTCACGCGCTCGCCGTGCTCGGCAACGACCGCTTGATCCGGCTCAGACCCGGGGTTCGCCCCCAGATCGTCCGATTGCAGCGGCGCCGGCCCGAGCCGGTTCCAGCCTTCGAAGCGCGGCCGCCGAGCAAACGCAACGTCCTCCTGCTGCTGCAAGAGGCACAGCGAGCAGACGTGACCTGTATCGGCTACGAGTCGGATTGTCGGCTGGCGACTCGCGCCACGAATCGGCTCACCCCCACGCGCCTACCGTTCTTCCAGGTCCGCGCGGCCACCTCGTCGACGGCGGTGGCAGTGGCTGTGCTTTGGTCGGGCATCGATCCCACCGAGACCTACGAGCGCATGTATTCGGCTCCGCTGATCTGGGAGTACGCCCGGGCGGCGGGTTACGACACCGCCTACTGGACCAGCCAGAATCTGATGTTCGGCAACGCCCGGCTGATGGTGCAAGACGTGCCGCTGACAGCACGGGCCGTCGGGACGAACATCGATCCGCAGGCCGACATCTTGACCGGCGCCGACGACGACAAACTCGTCGAGCGTGCGCTCGCCGATTTGCCCAAGCTCGCGGAGCCGTTCTTCGCGGTCGTGCACTTTTCGAACATCCACCGACCGCGGGTGGTCGACCAAGCCCGCGCGCCGTTTCAGCCCACCAATCTCTCCGACACGGGTCCGGGTGGCATACACCGCCGCAACCACTACAAGAACTCGGTCTACCTGTCGGATCTCGCGGCCGCGCACTTCATCGAGCAACTGCGTGCGACCGACGTCGGCAAGCGCACCGTGCTCTTTTACACCTCGGATCACGGCGAGGCGTACGGCGAGCACAAGAACGAGAACGACCATTCATCGACGGTGTATGAGGAAGAGATCCGCATCCCGCAGTGGATCGATGCACCCGATGGCGTGCTCTCCGCTGACGAGATCGCTGGCTACCAGCGCAACGGAGACGCCCTGATCTCGCAGTACGATCAAGCGGCAACCCTGCTGGATCTGCTGGGGATCTGGGACGCCCCGGGCTTTGCTGAATTTCGCCCGCGAATGCTGGGAACGCCGGCGGCACGGCCCATCAAGTGGCGCCCACTGCCGCTCACCAACGTGAGTTGGGTCTGGGAATACCACCGACCCAATTGGGGAATGATGTACGGACCGGTGAAGCTGGTCGCGCAGCTCGAGGACCCCGCCTACAAGTGTTTCAACGTGCTGATGGACCCGGGCGAGAAGGTGGACCTGGGAGCGGACAAGTGCGTGGATCTCGTCGCGGACGCCGATCGCACCTTCGGCATGCTCCCGAAGGACATGCGCCGCTTGCGCGATCGACCGGACTGGGGGCGCGCCGGCGGGCGAGCGCCCCCAACGCCCTGA
- a CDS encoding mechanosensitive ion channel translates to MSFINATLAEAASAGTLWLFVLVVAGAMLGKKAQQDGARPRLAPVILFALHLLLLPVAGFFRGRGIGSPGYVESRLPLLIFGTLAGVTSAGVVLFGTVLPRVKLVVPRILQDILVGAAAIVGVFTVASRSGINLSGLIATSAVLTAVIGLSLQDTLGNILSGLALQTDDSVHLGDWVKVGDVVGRVVEIRWRYTAIETRNWETVIFPNSQLVKGQVIVLGRRTAQPVQWRRWIWFNVDFRFPPSDVISTVTDALRSTQIDNVAREPAPNCVLMDFHESYGRYAVRYWLTDLAADDPTDSAVRVRLYFALKRADLPLSIPAHAIFLTEETSERREEKSLAEQERRVAMLGQIAMFSPLSAEERKAIAGALRYAPFAAGETMTRQGAEAHWLYIIASGNCSVRVRIEGEGEKEVARLATGDFFGERSLLTGEPRSATVLATSPVQCWRLDKGAFQELLNRRPEIADEVAGVLADRQTELVRVRENLSADAAARRAAAEKTALVDKIRRFFRIDAESSPPPPNKA, encoded by the coding sequence ATGAGCTTCATCAACGCAACCCTCGCGGAAGCAGCGAGTGCGGGAACACTCTGGCTGTTCGTGTTGGTGGTCGCTGGGGCGATGCTCGGCAAGAAAGCGCAACAGGATGGCGCACGCCCGCGTCTGGCGCCGGTGATCCTGTTTGCACTGCATCTGCTGCTCCTGCCGGTGGCTGGGTTCTTTCGTGGCCGTGGCATCGGCTCCCCCGGCTACGTCGAGAGCCGGCTGCCGCTGCTCATCTTCGGCACGCTGGCCGGTGTGACCTCCGCGGGTGTGGTTCTGTTCGGCACCGTTCTGCCGCGGGTCAAGCTGGTCGTCCCGCGCATTTTGCAAGACATCCTGGTCGGCGCCGCGGCCATCGTCGGCGTCTTCACGGTCGCGTCTCGCTCGGGGATCAACCTTTCGGGTCTGATCGCGACCAGCGCCGTCCTGACCGCGGTCATCGGTCTGTCGCTCCAAGACACGCTGGGCAACATCTTGAGCGGTTTGGCACTGCAGACGGACGACAGCGTTCACCTCGGTGACTGGGTCAAGGTCGGCGACGTCGTGGGCCGGGTGGTGGAAATCCGCTGGCGCTACACCGCCATCGAGACGCGCAACTGGGAGACCGTCATTTTCCCCAATTCGCAGCTCGTCAAAGGTCAGGTGATCGTGCTCGGACGCCGGACGGCGCAGCCGGTCCAGTGGCGGCGCTGGATCTGGTTCAACGTCGATTTCCGGTTTCCACCCTCGGACGTGATCTCGACCGTGACCGACGCACTGCGGTCGACTCAGATCGACAACGTTGCCAGAGAGCCGGCGCCCAACTGCGTCTTGATGGACTTCCACGAGAGTTATGGGCGTTACGCGGTCCGGTACTGGCTGACGGATCTGGCGGCGGACGACCCGACCGACAGCGCAGTACGAGTACGCTTGTACTTCGCGCTCAAGCGCGCGGATTTGCCGCTCTCGATCCCCGCCCACGCCATCTTCCTCACGGAGGAGACCTCCGAGCGGCGTGAGGAAAAATCGCTGGCCGAGCAAGAGCGTCGCGTGGCCATGCTGGGGCAGATCGCCATGTTCTCCCCGCTCTCGGCCGAGGAGCGGAAGGCCATCGCTGGTGCGCTGCGCTACGCCCCTTTTGCTGCTGGTGAAACCATGACCCGTCAGGGTGCGGAGGCCCACTGGCTCTACATCATCGCCAGCGGCAACTGCAGCGTACGAGTGCGCATCGAGGGCGAGGGCGAGAAAGAGGTCGCACGCCTGGCGACTGGCGACTTCTTCGGCGAGCGCTCACTGCTCACCGGTGAACCGCGATCGGCGACCGTTCTCGCCACTAGCCCCGTCCAGTGTTGGCGGCTGGACAAGGGTGCGTTCCAGGAGCTCTTGAATCGCCGGCCAGAGATCGCCGACGAGGTCGCGGGGGTGCTGGCTGATCGACAGACCGAGCTGGTTCGTGTGCGCGAGAACCTGAGCGCCGACGCAGCCGCCCGCCGCGCGGCCGCCGAAAAGACCGCCCTGGTCGACAAGATCCGGCGCTTCTTCCGCATCGACGCCGAGTCGTCACCGCCGCCTCCGAACAAAGCGTGA